A region of the Amycolatopsis sp. cg13 genome:
CGGCCCGACATACCCCGCGACCTGACCGTCGACCTCCACCGCGAGCCGCCCGCTCGACGGCAGCACCTCCAGCGTCACGGTGTCGTGCACCGACAACACCACGCCGCGGCTGTACGCCGAATGCGGCGCGGCGGGCGTGACCAGCAGCGCCTCGACAGCCGGGCTCGTGATCGGCCCGCCGGCGGAGAAGCTGTACGCGGTGGACCCGGTCGGCGTCGCGACCACGACCGCGTCGGCCGCGTAGCTCACGAACTGCTCACCGTTCACCAGCACCGCGACCACGGCACTCCCGTCGCCGGGCACGCGCACAACCGCGACGTCGTTGAACGCGGTCTCGATCCGGCCGCCGAACCGCGCGTCAACCGCTATCCGGGGCTCGACGGTGAACTCCTCCCGGTCGATCGCGGACAGCGCGAGCGGCAGGTCCGGCACGTCGACCTCGGCGAGAAACCCGAGCTTCCCGAGGTTGACGCCGAGCACCGGCGCGTGCTGCCCGTCGGCGAGCCGCATCGCGCGCAGCATGGTGCCGTCGCCGCCGAGGCTGACCACCAGGTCCGACCGTTTGCCCAGTTCAGCGGGCTGGACGCCGGTCGCGGAACAGTCGACCCGCGCGATCTCGTCCACGATGCCGAGGATCTCGATCCCGCGGACGGCAGCCCAGCCCAGCACCGCGTCGACCGCGGCTTTCGAGTCGCGGCGCGGGTGCAGCACGAGTCCAGCGGAATGCATGTCGGGTCTCCTCGTCTCAGCCTGTCCCCAGTCTGCCGCGACGAAGCCGGTTAGGCTCGGCGTTCGTGATCGAAAACTGGGCTGGCAATCTCGCCTACCGCGCCCGCGAGATCCTCGCCCCGCGCACCCTTCCCGAGGCGCAGGAACTCGTCGCGAGCGCAACCCGAGTCAAGGCGCTCGGCAGCCGGCACAGCTTCA
Encoded here:
- a CDS encoding NAD(+)/NADH kinase gives rise to the protein MHSAGLVLHPRRDSKAAVDAVLGWAAVRGIEILGIVDEIARVDCSATGVQPAELGKRSDLVVSLGGDGTMLRAMRLADGQHAPVLGVNLGKLGFLAEVDVPDLPLALSAIDREEFTVEPRIAVDARFGGRIETAFNDVAVVRVPGDGSAVVAVLVNGEQFVSYAADAVVVATPTGSTAYSFSAGGPITSPAVEALLVTPAAPHSAYSRGVVLSVHDTVTLEVLPSSGRLAVEVDGQVAGYVGPGETIDLHARPNAARVVRLGMTTFYQRARRKLRLSDSAEIPLS